The Streptomyces vinaceus genome contains the following window.
GACCGAGGCCGGCTTCGAGATCCTCCCCGGCGACCACGCGATCGCGCCGGTGATGATCGGCGACGCGGCGGAGGCGGCGAAGATGGCGGAGCTGCTGCTGGAGCGCGGCGTGTACGTGATCGGCTTCTCGTACCCGGTGGTCCCGATGGGCGCGGCCCGCATCCGGGTCCAGCTCTCGGCGGCCCACTCGACGGCGGACGTGGAGCGCGCGGTCGCCGCCTTCACCGACGCCCGCGCGGCGCTGGTGGCGGCGCAGGCCTGAGGGCCGCACGGGCCGGCGGGAGCCGGCCGCCCCTGCGGGCCGGGGGGACTCGCTCCACCTGCGAGAATGGTGAGGTGATCGACCCCCGCCGGCTGCGCATCCTGCGGGCCGTGGCGGACCACCGTACGGTGACCGCCGCGGCCGCAGCCCTGTACCTCACCCCCTCCGCCGTCTCCCAGCAGCTCGCGGCGCTGGAACAGGAGACCGGGCACGCGCTGCTGACCCGCAGCGGTCGCGGCGTACGCCTGACGGCGGCGGGCGAGATCCTGCTCGTCCACGCCCACGAGGTCCTCGCCCAGCTGGAGCGCGCCGAGGCCGAACTCGCGGCCTACGCGGGAGGCGCGGCGGGCGAGGTGACGGTGGCCGCGTTCGCGACCGGCATCGCCGAGGTCCTCGCCCCCGCGATCGCCCGGCTGGCCCGCGAACGCCCGGGCATCCGCCTGCGCGTACGGGACGCGGAGGGCGACCAGAGCCTGCCGCTGCTGCTCGACGGCGAGGCCGACCTCGCGCTGGCCGTCGAGTACCGCGGCGCCCCGGGGGCGGACGACGGCCGGCTGTCGGTGCTCCCGCTGTACGCGGAGCCCTTCGACGCGGTGCTCCCCTCGGGACACCCGCTGGCCGACCTCCCCGAGGTCCCGCTGGCGGACCTCTCCGACGCGGACTGGGTGGGGCAGTACCCCGGTAACCCGTGCCACGACGTGACCCTGCTCGCCTGCGAACTGGCGGGCTTCCAGCCCCGGTTCGTGCACTCCTCGGACGATTTCCGCGCCGTGACCGCCCTCGTGGGCGCCGGGGCGGGAGTGGCCCTGGTCCCGCGCTCGGCGCTGCGCGGCATGGACCTCAAGGAGGTCCAGGTCCGCCCGGTCTCGGGCTCCACCCCCACCCGGAGGGTCTTCGCGGCCACCCGCCGCGGCGCGGAATCCCACCCCCTGATCGCCCCGATCCTGGCGGCCCTGTCGCGCGAGGCGGGGCGCCTGCCCACGCACTGACGCCTGCCCATGCACCGACGGGGCGGTCGTCACACCCTGCGCACGTCCACGCCCGCCGCGTCGAACTCGGCCGCGACCGCGTCCGACAGCGCCGTGTCCGTGACCAGGACGTCCACCGACCGGGTCGGGCAGATGCGGGCGAAGGCCCGCACCCCGAGTTTGCTGGAGTCCGCCGCGATCACCACCCGGCGGGCCCGCTCGCACAGCAGGCGGTTCATCGCGGCCTCGTCCTCGTGGCGGGTCGCCGCGCCGTCCGCCGGGTCGAACGCGTCCACGCCGACCACCGCCGTGTCCATCGTCAGCTGGCCCAGCACCTGCTGCGCCAGCGGGCCCGTCAGCTCGTACGACTGGGGGCGGGCGACCCCGCCCGTCAGGACGATCTTGAACTGCGGTCTGATGACGAGCTCGCCCGCGATGTTGAGCGCGTTGGTCACCACCGTCAGCGCGGGCGAGCCCGCCGCGAGGTCGGGGCGGCCGGCCAGCGCCCGGGCCACCTCCGTGGTCGTCGTACCGCCCGTCAGGCCGATCACCTCGCCGGGGGCGATCAGCTGCGCCACCGCCTCGCTGATCCGGTGCTTCTCGGCGGCGCGGCGCGAGGTGCGGTAGCGCAGCGGGAGTTCGTAACTGACGCCGTGCACCACCGCTCCGCCGCGCGTGCGGACCAGCAGCTGCTGCTCGGCCAGCTGGTCGAGGTCGCGGCGGATGGTCGCGGCGGAGACGCCGAGGGCCTCCGCCGTCGGCTCGACCTCCAGCTCGCCCCGCTCCACCAGCAGATCCAGCAGCGTCTGCCAGCGCTCCTTGCGGGTCATGGACCCCACGGCGATCGACCCCCTCGGGTGTGCTCCAACGGCCTACGCGTCGACATTAACCCAAGAGATCAACCCCTCTGGGTGCTTGAAGTTGCGTGAAAAGGGCCGCTACCTTGCAAGAAACTGCACCGATTGCACCCACCACGCCAGGGAGCCGGCATGAGCCACGTCGCGTACGAGTTGGGCACGCAGCCCGAGTGCTGGGAGCGGGCCGCCGAACTGGCCCCGTCCCACAGGGCGTTGCTGCCGCGGCCGGGGGAGCGTACCGCGATCGTCGGGTGCGGGACCTCGTACTACATGGCGCAGGCCGCCGCGGCCCTGCGCGAGGAGATGGGCCAGGGCGAGACCGACGCCTTCCCCGCCTCCGAGTTCCCCCTGCACCGGCGCTACGACCGGGTCGTCGCCCTCACCCGGTCCGG
Protein-coding sequences here:
- a CDS encoding LysR family transcriptional regulator, with the translated sequence MIDPRRLRILRAVADHRTVTAAAAALYLTPSAVSQQLAALEQETGHALLTRSGRGVRLTAAGEILLVHAHEVLAQLERAEAELAAYAGGAAGEVTVAAFATGIAEVLAPAIARLARERPGIRLRVRDAEGDQSLPLLLDGEADLALAVEYRGAPGADDGRLSVLPLYAEPFDAVLPSGHPLADLPEVPLADLSDADWVGQYPGNPCHDVTLLACELAGFQPRFVHSSDDFRAVTALVGAGAGVALVPRSALRGMDLKEVQVRPVSGSTPTRRVFAATRRGAESHPLIAPILAALSREAGRLPTH
- a CDS encoding DeoR/GlpR family DNA-binding transcription regulator, with protein sequence MTRKERWQTLLDLLVERGELEVEPTAEALGVSAATIRRDLDQLAEQQLLVRTRGGAVVHGVSYELPLRYRTSRRAAEKHRISEAVAQLIAPGEVIGLTGGTTTTEVARALAGRPDLAAGSPALTVVTNALNIAGELVIRPQFKIVLTGGVARPQSYELTGPLAQQVLGQLTMDTAVVGVDAFDPADGAATRHEDEAAMNRLLCERARRVVIAADSSKLGVRAFARICPTRSVDVLVTDTALSDAVAAEFDAAGVDVRRV